A single region of the Hypanus sabinus isolate sHypSab1 chromosome 21, sHypSab1.hap1, whole genome shotgun sequence genome encodes:
- the tm2d3 gene encoding TM2 domain-containing protein 3, translating to MIALGPDWSRSPVAVIGRFFPCSLLIGRMLLDLIGFTVGAMASRRVVDRLLLLLWPLLGLVGGDSPSTGAPDGLLHSKGTGLPSSSGLGGTRGPPEAAPTTVPAYLAKCPSAGQCNRLPPLCMNCLMHSNCIYGKEASFNCTIKPGVQCTDENKMDQKIFQITVVCQFCWQLPPKQYHCKETTNCKSVRCPRQYFISNCTALEHVHCLGNRTFQKKVYCNWTGGYKWSTALALSITLGGFGADRFYLGQWKEGLGKLFSFGGLGIWTLIDVLLIGIGYVGPADGSLYI from the exons ATGATTGCACTCGGTCCTGATTGGTCGCGTTCCCCTGTGGCAGTGATTGGTCGCTTCTTTCCTTGCTCTCTGTTAATTGGCAGgatgctgttggatctcattgGCTTTACGGTAGGTGCGATGGCGTCCAGGAGGGTTGTGGATCGGCTGCTGCTTCTGCTGTGGCCGCTGCTGGGGTTGGTCGGCGGAG ACTCCCCAAGCACCGGAGCTCCTGATGGCCTACTCCACTCTAAAGGCACCGGTCTCCCGTCCTCCAGCGGCCTGGGAGGCACCCGCGGTCCGCCTGAAGCCG CGCCAACCACGGTGCCAGCTTACCTGGCGAAGTGCCCGAGCGCCGGACAGTGCAACAGACTGCCGCCACTTTGTATGAACTGCTTGATGCATTCCAACTGTATCTATGGGAAGGAAGCTTCATTCAACTGTACAATCAAGCCGGGTGTACAGTGCACA GATGAGAACAAAATGGACCAGAAAATATTTCAGATAACAGTGGTCTGCCAGTTCTGTTGGCAGCTGCCACCCAAACAGTATCATTGCAAGGAAACCACAAATTGCAAGAGCGTGCGGTGCCCGCGGCAATACTTCATTTCTAACTGCACAGCCCTGGAGCACGTGCATTGTCTTG GTAATCGCACATTTCAGAAGAAGGTGTATTGCAATTGGACAGGTGGTTACAAGTGGTCAACTGCATTGGCTCTCAG CATCACTTTGGGAGGGTTTGGAGCAGATCGCTTCTACCTGGGCCAGTGGAAGGAAGGTCTTGGTAAACTCTTTAGCTTCGGAGGCCTTGGAATATGGACTTTGATAGATGTGTTGCTGATTGGGATTGGCTATGTTGGGCCTGCTGATGGCTCATTGTATATCTGA